A region of Maridesulfovibrio sp. DNA encodes the following proteins:
- the argF gene encoding ornithine carbamoyltransferase, translating into MIRHLLKINDVPRSELGQLLLRAKELKDNKIRNNALEGKTVIMIFEKASTRTRVSFDIAIEQLGGHSVFMTPAESQLGRSEPLEDTAQVLSRYADALVVRTFGQDKVRTLADCGSVPVINALTDRYHPCQVLSDMLTIYERTPDLKNVHVAWVGDGNNMAHSWINAAIYFPFYLTMAFPKGYEPDHDILSRALSMGAKINLSYDPAEAVKGAHYVNTDVFASMGQEEEQKKRELAFADYQVNEKLLEHADPDCKIMHCLPAHRGEEVTAEVLDGPRSIIFDQAENRLHMQKAILEWAVNGIEVDYDAVEKLLGPVQAVPHMHTIE; encoded by the coding sequence ATGATCAGACATCTTCTTAAAATCAATGATGTTCCCCGTTCAGAACTGGGCCAGCTTCTGCTGCGCGCCAAAGAGCTCAAAGATAATAAAATCAGGAATAACGCCCTTGAAGGGAAAACCGTTATCATGATTTTTGAGAAAGCTTCCACCCGTACACGTGTTTCGTTTGATATTGCCATTGAGCAGCTCGGCGGTCATTCCGTTTTCATGACCCCGGCAGAATCCCAGCTCGGCAGAAGCGAACCTTTGGAAGATACCGCGCAGGTCCTTTCACGGTATGCGGATGCTCTTGTTGTTCGTACTTTCGGTCAGGATAAAGTGCGCACTCTTGCTGATTGCGGTTCAGTTCCGGTCATCAATGCCCTTACAGACCGTTATCATCCCTGTCAGGTGCTGAGCGACATGCTGACTATCTACGAAAGGACTCCCGATCTTAAAAACGTGCATGTTGCATGGGTCGGTGACGGAAACAATATGGCTCATTCATGGATCAATGCTGCCATTTATTTTCCGTTCTACCTGACTATGGCATTCCCCAAAGGTTATGAGCCTGACCATGACATTCTTTCCCGTGCTCTTTCCATGGGCGCCAAGATCAATTTGAGTTATGATCCGGCGGAAGCCGTCAAGGGCGCGCATTACGTCAATACCGACGTATTCGCTTCCATGGGACAGGAAGAAGAGCAGAAGAAACGCGAACTTGCGTTTGCAGATTATCAGGTAAATGAAAAACTTCTCGAGCATGCTGATCCTGATTGCAAGATTATGCACTGCCTGCCTGCACACCGCGGCGAGGAAGTAACCGCTGAAGTGCTGGACGGACCCAGATCAATTATTTTTGATCAGGCTGAAAACAGACTGCATATGCAGAAAGCCATTCTTGAATGGGCTGTTAACGGTATTGAAGTGGATTACGATGCAGTTGAAAAACTGCTCGGACCTGTGCAGGCTGTGCCGCACATGCATACTATTGAGTAA
- the ybeY gene encoding rRNA maturation RNase YbeY, giving the protein MGVNLSIECIPDANFPLAKRELLHMADMLLEVLGVEGFDFDLKIVNDAAIAEVNEEFLGCVGPTNVLSFPFSDAPDLEKNNFLGEIVLSVDTLVRETRLYGQQPEEHTVRLLAHAMLHLAGYDHGPEMYSLTDTAVESVAPVFRQRTLGWQ; this is encoded by the coding sequence ATGGGCGTAAATCTGAGCATTGAATGTATCCCGGATGCTAACTTCCCTCTTGCAAAGAGGGAACTGCTGCATATGGCGGATATGTTGCTTGAGGTGCTTGGCGTGGAAGGTTTTGACTTTGATCTTAAAATAGTCAATGATGCCGCTATTGCAGAAGTAAACGAAGAATTTCTGGGGTGCGTGGGGCCGACCAATGTGCTCAGCTTTCCTTTTTCGGATGCTCCTGATCTGGAAAAAAATAATTTTTTAGGAGAGATAGTTTTGTCTGTGGATACACTTGTCCGTGAAACCAGGCTCTACGGTCAACAGCCGGAAGAGCATACTGTAAGGCTTCTTGCGCATGCAATGTTGCACCTTGCGGGGTATGATCACGGTCCGGAAATGTATTCCCTTACCGATACAGCTGTTGAATCCGTGGCTCCTGTTTTCCGACAGCGAACTTTGGGTTGGCAATAA
- a CDS encoding PhoH family protein, which yields MADKEKFRVKLEFDDVGLASVLFGAQNSNLDLISRQSGVRIESRGNSLQLIAENEELIDPVAKSFTQLYRLLKSGKEVFPQDVEAAYRILCRDPQADLIKIFRDELFAVSPKKTLTPRTLTQRAYFSAIRENDMVFSVGPAGTGKTYLAVAMAVYALQRKEVNRIILTRPAVEAGEKLGFLPGDLVDKVNPYMRPLYDALYDMLDMGKVQDMIEENIIEIAPLAFMRGRTLSNAFVILDEAQNTTPEQMKMFITRLGFGSKAVVTGDITQIDLPNRDPSGLVDAINILHDVRGISFIKFEESDVIRHPLVARIVKAYDSYECKGAK from the coding sequence ATGGCAGATAAAGAAAAGTTTCGGGTTAAACTTGAGTTTGATGATGTTGGGCTGGCCAGTGTGCTGTTCGGCGCCCAGAATTCCAACCTTGATCTCATCTCACGGCAGTCCGGGGTGCGTATAGAGAGTAGGGGTAATTCCCTGCAGCTGATCGCTGAAAACGAAGAGCTCATCGATCCGGTGGCAAAGTCTTTCACCCAGCTTTACAGATTGCTTAAGTCCGGAAAGGAAGTGTTTCCGCAGGATGTGGAGGCCGCCTACCGTATACTCTGCCGTGATCCACAGGCCGACCTGATTAAAATTTTCCGAGACGAACTCTTTGCGGTTTCACCGAAAAAGACTTTGACTCCGCGAACTCTGACCCAACGGGCTTATTTTTCCGCAATACGTGAAAATGATATGGTTTTTTCCGTTGGTCCTGCCGGGACAGGTAAAACCTATCTTGCTGTGGCTATGGCTGTCTATGCCCTGCAGCGCAAGGAAGTCAACAGGATCATCCTGACTCGTCCTGCCGTTGAGGCCGGGGAAAAACTCGGTTTTCTGCCCGGTGACCTTGTTGATAAGGTCAATCCCTACATGCGCCCGCTCTATGATGCGCTGTACGATATGCTTGATATGGGGAAAGTGCAGGACATGATTGAGGAAAATATAATTGAAATTGCGCCGCTGGCTTTTATGCGCGGACGGACTCTTTCCAATGCTTTCGTCATTCTTGATGAGGCCCAGAATACTACCCCGGAACAGATGAAGATGTTTATTACCCGCCTCGGTTTCGGTTCGAAGGCTGTGGTTACCGGGGATATAACCCAGATTGACCTGCCCAACCGTGATCCTTCCGGACTGGTTGATGCGATCAATATTCTGCATGACGTGCGTGGGATCAGTTTTATCAAGTTTGAAGAATCTGATGTTATCCGTCATCCTCTGGTTGCCCGGATTGTAAAAGCCTACGACTCGTACGAGTGCAAGGGCGCTAAATAA
- a CDS encoding response regulator, which produces MPRILVVDDDPISRQVLKAMLEKEGHLVTEAEDGVKAVQGYDSNLIDLVITDIFMPEKEGVQTVRELMKENPDVKIIAVSGGSSSANYDSLDWIKMFGVKYTFTKPFNAKAILAAVDDLLGI; this is translated from the coding sequence ATGCCCCGGATTCTCGTCGTTGATGATGATCCCATTTCACGTCAGGTCCTCAAAGCCATGCTGGAGAAAGAAGGGCACCTTGTTACTGAAGCCGAAGACGGAGTTAAGGCTGTACAGGGCTATGACAGCAATTTGATTGATCTGGTTATCACGGATATTTTTATGCCGGAAAAGGAAGGCGTGCAGACTGTACGCGAGTTGATGAAGGAAAATCCGGACGTTAAGATTATCGCTGTGTCCGGCGGGAGCTCTTCCGCAAATTATGATTCTCTTGATTGGATAAAAATGTTCGGTGTAAAATATACTTTTACCAAGCCGTTTAACGCCAAAGCTATTCTGGCCGCAGTGGACGATCTTTTAGGTATCTGA